A window of the Gossypium hirsutum isolate 1008001.06 chromosome A03, Gossypium_hirsutum_v2.1, whole genome shotgun sequence genome harbors these coding sequences:
- the LOC107886489 gene encoding uncharacterized protein isoform X3: MFVKSAFGGVSRSWFLSVDASSAKEHRENHNSIEPDAGNIVACFGTGINNYSVDVVDLLPVDKAKRLSNVNDAPLLQDRDDCHAKQNSASQQFGFSNSTKENSGNLCKEAEHTADSNNQVSFPATNTGSRPKVQSKDVGDDKISEDLQASVATSVLKEKQKTKKRNKYAIHHDSKENGALVVESGKDALDSGHVLEENLIHNGQSLALNDANLGNQIHVDEASRSLSSDRNKRSTARKRMADGGINVPGEHSELETNKHKDVAHKDQEHESKEDSFQSRPASKKKRKAKKKDVNDNSLIENVEQAIDLNTTSVCTLGQKLENTRAVVDPLNTESVKQNHLLTANANGGKKNRKRQKSNPSQGGSDVSSAKDVHVETFQAVEAIKDKDLGSKGDPVSFLGKHSAGGEISETGLISSMKMQEVSETNQVPQRNKYAIHHDSKENGALVVESGKDALDSGRVLEENLIHNGPSLALNDANLGSQIHVDETSRSLSSDRNKRSTARKKMADGGINVPGEHSELETNKHKDVAHKDQEHESKEDSFQSRPVSKKKRKAEKKDVNDNSLIENGEQATDLNTVTTECTLGQKLENTMVVVDPLNAESVKQNHLSTANASGGKKNRKRQKSNPSQVDSEVSSAKDVHVETFQAVEAIKDKDLGSKGDPVSFLGKRSAGGEISESGLISSMKMQEVSETNQVPHFGAGYNDMDDTNDGNLKSQNEAAQPDVASAIKARDSYDQISSLVDGHPTPVSQEGIDFRKEFGVSRHGNQSCTLEEKIVEPKKSSKKVRKYKKSKDPVGGTEAVDVVHNRGTASDLSPVERPMFVNGDRLSDNAEQGSKTDGKEESKIKKSDCSPSVTDLKADDVIQDVLESLKQCENGPANAEKRDNKPRKRTKKKSSTVVAPPELEGEDDVDHRDSTVLVHNVSEVSASSKSTRKNVMLDSNSAVQLNGSDLGSNRDTIKPQNDGRHIEDVVSVDHSKSTRVDNHEIEDPCGNGRVKSQQKHEIVNSGKIIIDKATRKTGVETVMKGKKNTKPELSSKMLNGNQDKEAKAQAAKSSSIQSQRSSSKVEPSSANVKSNKPLLTISESAAKEPNKSDKIDSTPKSAQRPIDVNSSRSSRDLEKNNPHVVSSSALETPKSTPNLKKGGNGHRLPLDIAKAIESNGRKVGNNLANKKNLLGTSGTIFGHDDKESSDDEDGIGNSDSSTKTPSDSSSSSDSSGNSHVNGSSSPNGSYNSKCEKAGGRDKPKPGSSNPKSMSLHAILRNSSSYKKAKLTASQAIDSQSEEFVPDSQAP, translated from the exons ATGTTTGTGAAAAGTGCTTTTGGTGGAGTGAGCAGGAGTTGGTTTCTTTCGGTTGATGCCTCGAGTGCTAAAGAGCATAGGGAAAATCATAATTCCATTGAACCTGATGCTGGCAACATTGTAGCCTGCTTCGGTACTGGAATTAATAATTATTCGGTTGATGTTGTTGATCTTCTACCTGTTGATAAAGCCAAAAGATTGTCCAATGTCAATGATGCACCTTTGCTACAAGACAGAGATGACTGTCATGCAAAACAGAATTCTGCGTCTCAACAGTTTGGTTTTAGCAATTCCACCAAAGAAAACTCAGGAAATTTGTGTAAGGAAGCTGAACATACAGCTGATAGTAATAATCAGGTTTCGTTCCCTGCTACCAACACGGGGTCAAGGCCGAAGGTACAGTCGAAAGATGTTGGAGATGACAAAATATCTGAAGATCTACAAGCTTCTGTAGCTACATCTGTTTTAAAGGAAAAGCAGAAAACTAAAAAGAGAAACAAATATGCCATCCACCATGATTCTAAAGAAAATGGTGCTTTAGTTGTTGAATCTGGGAAAGATGCATTGGATTCAGGCCATGTACTTGAGgaaaatttgattcataatgGACAAAGTTTGGCTTTGAATGACGCAAATCTGGGAAACCAAATTCATGTGGATGAAGCCTCTCGGAGTTTGTCTTCTGACAGAAATAAGAGGTCAACTGCTAGGAAAAGGATGGCCGATGGGGGAATAAACGTTCCAGGAGAACATTCTGAATTGGAAACTAATAAACATAAAGATGTTGCTCACAAGGATCAGGAACATGAGTCAAAAGAAGATTCCTTTCAATCTCGGCCTGCATCAAAGAAAAAGCGCAAAGCCAAGAAGAAAGATGTTAATGACAATTCTTTAATAGAAAATGTAGAACAAGCTATTGATCTCAATACAACCTCTGTGTGCACTTTAGGTCAGAAACTGGAAAATACGAGGGCTGTCGTAGACCCCTTGAATACTGAATCCGTAAAACAAAACCATTTGTTGACGGCCAATGCAAACGGTGGGAAGAAGAACAGGAAAAGGCAAAAATCAAATCCTAGTCAAGGAGGTAGTGATGTCTCTTCTGCAAAAGATGTTCATGTGGAAACTTTTCAGGCTGTAGAAGCCATTAAAGACAAAGATTTGGGCAGTAAAGGTGATCCAGTTTCTTTTCTTGGAAAACATTCTGCAGGTGGAGAAATATCTGAAACTGGTCTGATCTCTTCAATGAAAATGCAGGAAGTTAGTGAAACAAATCAAGTGCCCCAGAGAAACAAATATGCCATCCACCATGATTCTAAAGAAAATGGTGCTTTAGTTGTTGAATCTGGGAAAGATGCGTTGGATTCAGGCCGTGTACTTGAAgaaaatttgattcataatgGACCAAGTTTGGCTTTGAATGATGCAAATCTGGGAAGCCAAATTCATGTGGATGAAACCTCTCGGAGTTTGTCTTCTGACAGAAATAAGAGGTCAACTGCTAGGAAAAAGATGGCCGATGGGGGAATAAACGTTCCAGGAGAACATTCTGAATTGGAAACTAATAAACATAAAGATGTTGCTCACAAGGACCAGGAACATGAGTCAAAAGAAGATTCCTTTCAATCTCGGCCTGTATCAAAGAAAAAGCGCAAAGCCGAGAAGAAAGATGTTAATGACAATTCTTTAATAGAAAATGGAGAACAAGCTACTGATCTCAATACTGTAACCACTGAGTGTACTTTAGGTCAGAAATTGGAAAATACGATGGTTGTCGTAGATCCCTTGAATGCTGAATCCGTAAAACAAAACCATTTGTCGACGGCCAATGCGAGCGGTGGGAAGAAGAACAGGAAAAGGCAAAAATCAAATCCTAGTCAAGTAGATAGTGAAGTCTCTTCTGCAAAAGATGTTCATGTGGAAACTTTTCAGGCTGTAGAAGCCATTAAAGACAAAGATTTGGGCAGTAAAGGTGATCCAGTTTCTTTTCTTGGAAAACGTTCTGCAGGTGGAGAAATATCTGAATCTGGTCTGATCTCATCAATGAAAATGCAGGAAGTTAGTGAAACAAATCAAGTGCCCCACTTTGGGG CAGGTTACAATGATATGGATGATACCAATGATGGCAACTTGAAAAGCCAAAATGAAGCAGCCCAACCGGATGTTGCATCAGCAATAAAGGCTAGAGATTCATATGATCAGATTTCCAGCCTTGTGGATGGCCATCCTACACCTGTTTCACAAGAAGGAATTGATTTCCGGAAAGAATTTGGGGTATCAAGGCATGGAAATCAAAGTTGTACCTTGGAAGAGAAAATCGTGGAACCTAAGAAGTCTTCCAAGAAAGTAAGGAAGTACAAGAAGAGTAAGGATCCTGTTGGAGGGACAGAAGCAGTAGATGTAGTACATAATAGAGGTACTGCAAGTGATTTATCTCCTGTCGAGCGTCCTATGTTTGTGAATGGTGACCGTTTGAGTGATAATGCTGAGCAAGGCAGCAAAACTGATGGAAAAGaggaatcaaaaataaaaaaatcagacTGTTCGCCTTCAGTTACTGATCTGAAAGCTGATGATGTGATTCAGGATGTGCTGGAGTCCTTGAAGCAATGCGAAAATGGTCCTGCAAATGCAGAAAAAAGGGACAACAAACCAAGGAAAAGAACTAAGAAGAAAAGCTCTACTGTAGTAGCCCCTCCAGAATTGGAAGGAGAGGATGATGTTGATCACCGGGATTCAACAGTCCTAGTTCATAACGTGAGTGAGGTGAGTGCCTCGTCTAAATCCACAAGGAAGAATGTGATGCTAGATTCAAACTCTGCTGTGCAATTGAATGGATCAGATTTGGGATCTAATCGAGATACAATTAAACCACAAAATGACGGAAGGCATATTGAAGATGTTGTCAGTGTAGATCACTCTAAAAGCACTCGTGTAGATAATCATGAAATTGAAGACCCCTGTGGAAATGGAAGGGTCAAAAGCCAACAGAAACATGAAATTGTTAATTCTGGTAAGATTATCATTGATAAGGCCACGCGCAAAACAGGAGTGGAAACTGTGATGAAAGGGAAAAAGAACACTAAACCTGAACTATCTTCAAAAATGTTAAATGGGAATCAAGACAAGGAAGCAAAAGCTCAAGCAGCCAAATCTAGCTCCATCCAATCTCAAAGATCTTCGTCGAAGGTTGAACCAAGTAGCGCCAATGTTAAATCTAATAAGCCACTTTTGACCATTTCTGAAAGTGCGGCAAAAGAACCTAATAAATCTGACAAAATTGATTCCACACCTAAAAGTGCTCAGAGGCCCATTGACGTCAATTCTTCAAGGTCATCTAGAGATTTAGAGAAAAATAACCCTCACGTTGTATCAAGCTCCGCCTTGGAAACACCCAAAAGTACTCCTAATCTAAAGAAAGGAGGTAATGGGCATCGACTTCCTCTGGATATTGCCAAAGCTATTGAAAGTAATGGCAGGAAAGTTGGAAACAACTTGGCAAATAAGAAGAATTTACTGGGTACCTCAGGTACAATATTTGGGCATGATGATAAGGAGAGCTCTGATGACGAAGATGGAATAGGCAATTCGGATTCCAGCACGAAAACTCCGTCTGATAGTTCATCATCGTCCGACTCTTCAGGCAACAGTCATGTGAACGGCAGTTCATCACCAAATG GATCTTATAACTCAAAATGCGAAAAAGCTGGTGGAAGAGACAAACCAAAACCAGG GTCTTCTAACCCCAAGAGCATGTCCTTGCATGCAATCCTTCGCAATTCAAGCAGTTACAAGAAGGCTAAACTAACAGCCTCTCAAGCCATTGATAGCCAGTCTGAAGAATTTGTTCCAGACAGTCAGGCACCATAG